The genome window TAAGAGTTAAGTGAACCTCGGAGGTTACTCGACCAGGCGCTTGCGCAATGATCGACACAAGACTTCCGAGGCTAAAATGGAGGTAAGAATGACAAGTAAACCATTAGGACCCAATTTGCCCTTTCCGCCCACGCCGTCGGCCAGTAAGGTCGGCCGTACGCTGGCCGAGTCGGAACACCACTGGCGGCAAGAACCGCGGCGCATCCCCGAAGACGCGCCGCATATCCTGATTCTATTGACCGATGATTCCGGCTTCTCCAACCTGGAGACGTTCGGCGGGCCGGTGCATTCGCCGACGATGAGCCGCCTACGCGAGCGGGGCATCGCCTACAATGCGTTTCACACCACAGCGATGTGCTCGCCAACGCGCGCCTCGCTGCTCACTGGCCGCAACCATGAACGGGTGGGGGCGGGCTTCATCGCGGAATTCG of Chloroflexota bacterium contains these proteins:
- a CDS encoding sulfatase-like hydrolase/transferase → MTSKPLGPNLPFPPTPSASKVGRTLAESEHHWRQEPRRIPEDAPHILILLTDDSGFSNLETFGGPVHSPTMSRLRERGIAYNAFHTTAMCSPTRASLLTGRNHERVGAGFIAEF